The genomic DNA GTAGGGAATGAAAGCACGGGAATGGTGGTGACTGCCGCCTTGCCTGTGACCGGCCCGGAAATCATTCTTTTGGCCATTGGCGCCTTGCTGGGAGGAGGACTCTTGGGAAAGAAAAAAAAGAAATAAGCGAGTTCATTTTATTTTAACATTTTGTTCATGACACCCCTGCTACACTGCGGGGGTGTTTTGTAAAAAAAATATCATTTATGGCGGTTTGATTTTCATAATTCTTATTGCGATCTATTTTTATAAAACACCGCGATCCGACACGCTGTATCTTGATTTTTTGGCTATTGGCCAAGGGGATTCCATCTTGATCACGATTCCGGGGCCGTATCGCATTCTCGTGGATGGTGGGCCGGACCAAAACGTACTTTCCGAACTCGGTGAGGTTATGCCGTTTATGGATCGAACCATTGATCTCGTCATTCTTACCCACCCGCATGCGGATCATGTCGATGGGTTGGTTCAGGTGTTGCGACGATACCGAGTGCGAGCCGTGCTCATGACCGGGATGACGTACAACGATTCCTCGTATGAGGCTTTTCTAAATGAAATTCAAGATCAAAATATTCCGTTTTTCATCGCTTCCGCTTCTCAAGATTTTGAGTTCGGCCATGCAACCTTCGATCTTCTCTTCCCTTACACTTCTCTGGCCGGGACTTCGATGGAAAACATCAATAATTCCTCAATTGTTTTTCGGTTGGAGGCGTGTGGACATTCCGCACTTTTCCAGGGTGATGCCGAACTGGAAGTCGAAAAATCACTTTTATCTCATGGGATTGATATATCGGCCGAACTGATAAAAGCCGGCCATCACGGGAGCCGAACCGCCTCAAGTCTTGATTTCTTGGAAGCCGTGGACCCGGATTTGATGGTGATCCAATTTGGGGAAGAAAATTCATTTGGACATCCGCATTCCGAGACGCTTGAAACGTTGGAAGCGTTGGATATTGCAATGCAAAGCACGGAAAAAGAACGAGTCCGAGTTGAATGGAAATGCCCCTAAATTTTCTCTTTATTCCCTCTCGATTTTTGCCCCCAAACTTCTCAAGCACTCGTCCAATTTTTCATACCCACGATCGATGTAGTCGATGTCATGAATATGAGTAGTCCCTTGAGCGGCCAACGCAGCAAGCACCATGGCGGCCCCGGCGCGAATGTCGCAACTTTTGATCGAGGCGCCTTGCAATTGAGTTGGCCCGTAAATCGTGGCTTGTTGCGGGTTGTGGAGGTCAACTTTTGCTCCCATTTTTTCGAGCTCGGATAAATAATTGAGCCGGCCTTCAAATAAGGTTTCAAAAATACGACTTTTTCCCTTAGCCTGCGTGAGCAAAATGGAAAATGGCGCTTGCAAATCCGTGGCAAACCCCGGGAAAACCGCGGTTTTTAATTGCTCGACCGGTTTAAAGTATTCTCCTTTTGGCAAGGGCTTCAATGTCACGCAATCCCCTTTGATTTCAAATCGCGCGCCCACTTCCTCCAGTTTCTGCCAAAAACTATCCAGATGTCCGGGAACAATCCCCTGCAAAGTCACCTCTCCCCGCGTCAAAAGCGCAGCCAAAGCCAAGGTCCCGGCCTCGAGATAATCACTGGTTACCGTGTATTCCGCGCCGTGTAATTTTTCAACCCCGTGAATCACCAAAGTATGTGTCCCCATCCCTTCAATTTTCGCCCCCATTTTCACCAAAAATTGGCATAAATCCTGGACGTGCGGTTCCATGGCGGCCCAATGAATCGTGGTTTTTCCTTCCGCCAATACGGCGACCATCACTGCATTTTCCGTTGCCGTCACACTGGCTTCAGACATCAAAACGTGGGTACCCTTGAGTTTTTTTCGTCGCGCTTGCACGGCAAATTCTTTTTCAATGATCTCGGCCCCCAATTTGGTGAACGCGTGCGTGTGCGCATGAATCGACCGCTTGCCCAACACACAGCCTCCCGGAAAAGCCAGTTCAATTTCACCATGACGCGCCAATAGGGGCCCCATGAGCAAAATCGAAGCGCGCATGTGCTTCACCAATTCAGGCGAAGCCGTAGTATTTTTAATTTTTTCCGTTCGAACATGGACCGTTCCTTGTTCAAAGCTCACTTCCCCTCCAACCCCTTTTAAAATATCGATGAACGCATGCACATCTGAAATATCGGGCACATTATGAAGCACGCACGACTCATCGGTCAGCAACGTGGCGGCCAAAATCGGCAAACTCGCATTTTTAGACCCATGGATGTGAAGGGATCCTTGCAACGGGATTCCTCCTTGGATAATAAATTGGGGCATAATTGGATTATACTTGATCTCAAGAATAAAAAAAGTTATGCTTGGCCACGCCTTTAAATTAAGGTTTTTTAGCTCCTTAATCCTTTTCTTCATGAAACGTTCCACTTTTCTTCTCGGGCTTTCCATCGTAGCATTCGCCCTCCTGTTGAGTGGTTGTTTTGGTGGAGAACAAGGCCCCACTCTTTTTGATGAAAACAATCCAATCGAAGGGGACGAATCCGCGGTTCCCGTTGTTGACACCACGGAATTCGGTTATAAAGCCGAAGGGACTCAATGCGTCAAGCAAATTCATGGAGGATGCGTCCCTTACGAAGGATTTAATTTCTATAAAGGCAGTCTTCTCGGGCTTCATTTTTTATATCCAACGAATTGGGCGGCCACGGAATCGGATGATTTACACATCAAGTATCTTCCCGCCGAACGGACCGGAGACAGCGATCCCACCATGCTCGTGATGTGGCGCGCTTACGGATTGGATGAATCATATAAGGCGGTGAATGTCACTCTCGCGGAAGAAGGAGTTGGAAAAATCGGGGATTATGATGTTAAATTCGAAATTTATGAAGGCACATGGAATGAAACTCCGGTCAAATCCGAATGGATTTATCTCACCATGGACAAAGATAACCCGGCTGCGAATTTCGTGTTTTTCTTAATGACCGAACCTGAAAACTTCATCATCGACCAAGAAGTGATCCAGGCGGCGGCGAGTTCGATTTTGATGGAGTAAAGAAAATGCAAAATTCGGGAATACGAAAAAATCGTTTAACGATTTTTTCTGGTGGGCAGGGAGGGATTCGAACCCCCGAAGGCAGAGCCAGCGGATTTACAGTCCGCCCCAGTTGGCCGCTTTGGTACCTGCCCGTGATTTTAAATACCGATAGTGGTGTTCTACATTAGAACGCCCAATTTCGCAAAAATATTTATCCTATTCCTTCTGGAGCCGACACTCGGATTCGAACCGAGGACCCATAGTTTACAAAACTATTGCTCTACCCCTGAGCTATGTCGGCAAAGAGCGACAGAATAAAATCATATTTACCTGGGAGTTTCAAGCAAAGATTGCATTTTCCCCTCCAAAACGCTACGAATAAGCCATGGCACTTAAGGATTTTCCCGGAGTTAAACAACAGATCCCCCTTAAACTTTATTCCACGTTTCGTGTGGGAGGACCTGCGGATTATTTTTATTCAGCGCGAGATGTTGAGAGTTTCTTGAAAATTTCGTCAGAAGCGAAAAGTGAAAACTGTCGTATTTTTGTCTTGGGAAACGGGAGTAATGTTCTTTTTTTGGATGAAGGATTCCGTGGATTGGTGATAAAAATGGAAATGACGGGCCTTGAAATAAAAGAGGACCGACTCATCGCTGAGGCGGGAGCCACATGGCCTTCCATCCTTAAAGTGGCTGAAAAAGCAGGGTTATCCGGACTCGAAGAAATGAGTGGCCTCCCCGGGACTCTGGGAGGTGCGGTTTGCGGTAATGCGGGTTGCTTTGGGAAAGAAATGGCCCAACTTGTAGAAAGTGCCCTTTTGTACGATCCCCTTTCCGGAAAAACCAAAGAAGTTGATCAAAATTATTTTAATTTTCGTTATCGCTGGAGCCGACTCAAAGAAACGCATGAAATTGTTTTACGCGTCACCCTAAAGCTTAAAAATCGAAGTCATGAAGGAAAAAAATCCGACATTTCGCTTGATAATGCGGGGAAACAGACACTCACTTCGTTCGCGTCTGAACGCGCCAAGAAACAACCTCCGGGCTTCAGTTCCGGTTCTTTTTTCAAAAATCCTTCCCCTGAAAAGCCGGCTGGACTGCTCATTGACCAATGCGGGCTCAAGGGATTTCGCGTCGGTGGCGCCCAAATTTCACCCAAGCACGCTAACTTTTTTATCAACACCGGGATGGCTTCGGCACAAGACCTCCTTTCCCTTCGTGATCAGGTTAAAAAATCGGTATTTGACCGTTTCCAAATCGCACTGGAAGAGGAGGTTATTATCGTTAAAAACAACCCATAACTTGCCCGGGAGTCAACCCGTCCTCCCGCATTCGAGTTGTATAGAGAACTTTTTTATAGTATAATTATATAAACCTCTCGATTATTATTTATTCATTATTTAATTTTTAACAATCCACTGTATGGTTTCCTCCCTCACAAAGACCACGGTGAAGCAAGGTGCCATTGTCCTCGGACTCATGGCTTTCGGCCTTATTGCGCTTCACTTGTTCTCAGTTGACATCGCCCATGCTCAGCTCATCTCAACCGAAGATGTGCCCCAAAACGTTGCCGATGCCACAAATGGCGAAGGCAGCTTCCGCACCCTGGCTCGCACCATGGTTAACTTCTTCCTTTATTTCCTCGGATTCTTGGCCACCCTCATGATCATCTATGGAGGTGTTCTCTATGTCACATCCGCCGGCAATGATGAAGGAGTTGGCAAAGCCAAAAAAATCTTGATCTACGCGGTGGTTGGAATCGTCGTCATTCTTCTCTCTTACGCCATCGTAAATACCGTGATCGGCGCCGGAGTCGGAGATCAGGCTTCCACCTAAACGTCGGATTTAAAAAAACAGTGGATTTTGATTGTCAAAATCAAGACCTCATTTCGCTCTGGCGAAATGGGGTCTTTTGAATCATTTTTAAGCGAAAGGGGCACCTAATTTGCGACGGTTCGAGCGCCCCCACCTTTTCTTTGAGTTTAAAATAGTCTTTTAAAGTTTCCGGAGCCTCGATGCGGTCATTTTTCACAACCACGGATTTTTCCGTGATTTCCAAGATTTCACTCCGATGAATGATACGTTTTTCACTGGTTAAAAAAAGGAATTTCTTAGTCACATACAATTGCGCAAGGGTTAGGGTTTCCATTTCCATCACAAAATCGTCAATTCGACCCAAATATTCCCCATCTTTAGTGACCACAGGCTTGTGAATAAGCCATCGTTTTTTCTCCGAAATTTCCATCACTCGGACCAATTCCCCTTCTTCCAACAAGGCATCGCCGGAAGAAATTTCCCAATATTCTCCGTTAAACGGCGCCACATCCAAGGCCGCGATCCATTGCCCTCCCACAGTGATGAGCGCCACAAGATTGCCCCTCTCGGGGTCTAAAATAAGTTGCGTAATAATTCCGCCTTTTTGTTCTTCATCAAGGAGGTAAAAGGGAAGTCCGATGAGTTGGGAATACAATTTCAGCATGGTTTTAGGGTAAACAAATGCGCCACAGAGTGCAATATGAGCCTTTTGGCTAAACGTTGGAGGGCGGTATAATGGGCTCATGCAAAAATCATCCTTTCCGTCCCTGCCTTTAAAATTTCGCTTGGCTACGGGGTTGTTGTTTATTTCTATGATCATCCCCGGTTGTGGCCATCCATCGAATACCATTTCTATCGTCAGTCAAAACACTGAATTTATATGTAGCTTTTGGGACGAGGAATGTAGAACGCACTATCAAGAAATCGAAAAGAATCCGGTGGTGCTATCCGGGGATAACGATATTGTTTCGATTACGGTTACGCAAAATACTTGCACTGATTTGGAAGTGGATTCCATAAAAAAGAAGGAAGATCTTATAATGATTTATTTGGTTGAAGAGGGTATGGCTTGTACAGGGGGGAGTGATTTAACGACAATGACATTGGACTTGAGTGAGCCTATTTCCCTGAATCATTTGACGGTTTACAAAGAACCCGAGAATGATAATGAATTTGAACAGGTTTTTCCTTTTGTTGAATAAATTTCCGGGTGTTGTTTTTCTCCTCAAAAAGGCGTATAATTATAAGATTTTTTAAGGATTATTTTTTGTATGGCCTCCCTCCTCCAAATCGCGATCCAAAATTCCAAAGTTTTGACCGATAAAATGCGTCAAAAATTATTGGCTTCCGAGCCTCAATTGAGTGAGGCGCAAATTCAACAAATTTTAGCGGTTCTTAAGGAGGAAGAAGGCAATTATGAAAAAATTATGCAAGAAGATGCGGCAAAAAAAACCGCCCTTGCAAACGATTACAACCTAAAAATTCGTGACTTCAATGCGCATACGATCCCGGCGGCCATGCGTTCCATTGAATCCAAAGATAAGGCCGACGAAGAAGAATCTCTCTCCGGTTTGCTTTCCGAACTTGATAAAACCTAAGCCATGTTGTTGCGATGTCTATTCAATCAGTGGGAAGGGTGGAGAATCGCGGAAGCGAGGAGGGTTTTTGGTGAAACAGAGAAGGCACCCCCTCCTCCAGAAGCGGGAGAAACATCGGCGCCCCTTAAAGAAACTCCTCTTACCCCTGAAGAAGCCGCAAAAGAACTCAAACAAGTGGAAGGTAAGCTTCAAGCGCTTAAACTTGCCATCACCACGCTTGAAAAAAATTTAAGCAGTGTGGATCCTCAAAAAGCTACGCCTCAAGGAACCGAATTCCAAGAACTGCACAACCAAGCGCAAAGAATGCATGATGGTTTTTCAAAAGCGCTTGAGGCAGTCTCAACGGACCCCCTTTTAAAAACCGAAGCGCTTCAAGCCAATGTGGACCAACGCTTGGATCGTATTTTGCAAAAAACAGCATCAACTATCCCCGATTCAACACTCTTGAAGGCAGTGACTGCCTCTACGGTTTCCGCGACAATAACTTCAACTTTAGCCCCTGGCGCCCCCCTCCTTGCTCCCTCTCTCAAAAAAGTCACCTCTACCCCTCCCGATTCCATTGAGACAAAAATGAAAGCCCTCGAAATCCGCAAAAATGAGACATTAGAAAAAATGGGGGGTAAAAATTTCGACCTTTTCTCAGCATATCAATCCCTCCCGACTTTTCTTAAACAACGCATTGATCGCAGTGATGTTTCTCGGAAACAAAACGCAGACCCTTTAATGAAACTACGCGCCCTTGAATCTGTTGTGAATGCCTTGGAAGAATACCAACGATTGACCGATTCCACTCAAGGCATCCGGTATGGAGCGACTGAAGGAGCCTATGGTCCCAATCTTTTTGACGATCATTTTTCGAAAGCCGGGACCGTTCTTCATAATGCTTTTTTTGATACTGCGGGCGGGATGGGAGGAAAAGGCTCGTATGTTGAACTTGTGGGAGCAAGGCTTGGCATTAATCCCGATCCTAATGACCTACAAGAAAAAAAACTAAACGCTCATTTTGCACTTAAGGTGAAGGGGCTCCCGGATAGCGAAGCGGTTACGACCGCCTCTTCTTTCTCCGAAGATTCCATTTCCATTTCACTTAAAGGAAAAACCATCGAGGAAGCGGTGGCGGATGCCATGCGCGAATTCGTTGAAAGAAAAGACGTTCAAAAAACCCTCAAAAAACAATTTCGCCAACATGAAGAAACGCTTGGACTGAAAAGAGATGCTGTTGCACGCCAAGATGCACATATCGATAAAGTTGCCGCAAGACAAGATCGTAAAGAGGAACGAAAAGATGATCGCAGACTTGATGACCCCCAACATCCGTCGAGCCACCCCGATTATAAGGGTGAATCCCGTGAGGATCTCGTCAATCGCATCCGCGAGGATCACGGCAATCCCGAGGATTACATTATTCGATGGGAAGAAAAAGGTGGCAAAAATGGACACTGGATCGCTAAGCGGTTTCAAGATCGCACAGAAGAAGGAACTGCCCAAGCGCCAGCCAAAGAAACGGAAAAGAAAGGGGAAAAACCTCATGAAGATTTATTGAAAAGAATTATCATTGACCAGCCGGTAGGTCTTGGGCCCATTTCTCCCAAAACGCAAGAATTACTTGTGAAATCCGGCGTCAAAATCCAACTCGAAAAAATCGGGCAAGATCCCCAAGCAAAACAATATCAAACTCTTTTGGTTTTTTCTGAAAAATCTCCGCCTGCCAATTATCCTTTTCCCCAAGGGACACGAATGAATTTTTCTACAAAGGATGAGAAGGGTCCCCTTACCCTTACCACCACGGATGAAAAAGGCACTCAAAAGGTTTATTTAGTGACCTCGGATGGATTAACTCTCCCTCCGGCAAAGCCGTCCCCTGCTCCCGCTATTCAGAAGGAGGGAAAACTCTCTAACATCGAAACGAGTCAAGCAGGACCCATAAATATTGATTCCGGTCTTGATTCGGAGATTAAAAATGAAATTACCGATACCGATCTTAATATTTTATCCAAACTCACCTCTTCAACTCCTGAATTTACCACCTCTGCAGATCGCCTTTATCGGTTAGTTGTGCAAGAAGGACACTCAAGAATCTTGTGGAATTCAAAACCTCAAGAAAAAAACATTTGGGGAGATGTCTCCAATGAAAACCTGCATGTTGTTGAGACTCCTCCGGGAACTTACGTCGATTGTACTCTCGTGCCTTCCGGTTCTTACCTTAAAACAAATGAAGGAAATCGCTATTTTAGCTCTCACAATGGGAAAGAATTTGTTTTTGAGGAAAAAGGAAACCTTAAAATCGCAAAATATCCGACCTCTGATCCCACAAGGTCCACGTACTACCGTCTTGAATCCAATGGCGAACTATCTCCTTGCACCAAGAACGGCCAAACCGAGCAAGAATTCAAGAATGCGTCAAAAGAAATACTGGGGACAAGCTATTCCCTTAATGACTTAGCTATAAGTTGCCAAATCGGAGATCAAGATTACGATCTTTTACGTTCCATTATTCTTTTCGCTGAAGATGGCTCTCATTTTAGGATCCGTGAATTTACGCAAAAAGGACACAAAGACTACGATAATATTTCAGAACTTATTCCTCTATTAGATCAGAGAAAAGATTTGGCCCAAACATGGTCTCAATTACCTGTTCGACCGGGAGAAAAAATTCCTGATTTAGGCAAATTTTCCCCTGAAAATTTCTCTTTTATTGCCGATAATATAAATGCACTGGAAAATGTTCCGGGTTTACCGGCCACACAACTTCGTTCAGAAGTGGGAAATGCTTATCTTTGGACCCGATTCACCGAGCCCGCATTGCGCGGAGAACCTATTGATTGGGCTACTGATTTGAGTAAATATGAGGCGCTTATCCAATCCCCCGAAAGAGACTCTCATATCGTTAATACCTTGGCTTATCTTTATCTTGCACGAGCGCAAGCAAGTACATCGCCGGAACGAAAAGCAGCCGATAAACAAAAAGCTATCACCTTACTGGAAAAAGCTCAGACAGAAACACCTTCCCCGAAAGAAAAAGAGGCGCATGAAGCCAATAAAAAATTATTGACTGACCTCAAGGCCGAAAAATCGATCAAAGAATTACTGGATCAAAGAGCTAAAACTCTTCCGGCGCCTGTAAATTAAAGGCGAAATCCCTTCCCTTGAGCTCTTTGTTTGTTTCCCGTATACTCCCTTTACGTCGGGGTGTGGCGCAGTTGGCTAGCGCGCACGCATGGGGTGCGTGAGGTCGGAAGTTCAAGTCTTCTCACCCCGACCAGAAGAAAAAATGCTTCGCATTTTTTCTCTTCTCCCTGCATTTTTCTTTTTTTCATCATTTCTATCGGGGTGTAGCGCAGTTGGCTAGCGCGCCTGGTTTGGGACCAGGAGGTCGGAGGTTCGAGTCCTCTCACCCCGACCAGCAGAAAAAATGTTTTGCATTTTTTCTCTTCTCCCCGCATTTCACTCCCGCAGCGTCGCACCGCGCCGCGAAGGGAGCTGATTTTACTGCGAAACCGAAGCGCGGCATTTTTCTAAAGTTTCTTTATAAGCTCAAGCAGGTTTCTTCAAGATCGGCACTCCAGTCATAATCGTCACTTATTTTATCGCACAACGCCACGTCTGATTTTGCCTTAGCCTCCTCCGCATACACGGAAGCTTGGCATCTTTCGATTTTTTCCTGAGCATTCGGCGCCCCCTCAAAAAGATCGCATAAACTTATGTTGTCGGTTAAGGCGGCAAAACCTTTAGAATACTTATCAAACCCTCCTATGTAAGAATCCAAATAACCGGATTCAACAGCATCGGGACAAGGAAAAACGGTTTTCCCTTCGGTTCTCACATCATATAATTCGTTTTCGCACACCTTGAGCACACAGCCATAATCGTATTCGGTATTACAAAATTTCTTTGAAATATTTTCCATCAGCGTCAGCCCTGTTTTGCATGAATCCGCCCAATAAGCACCATCGGCCTCTTCATCTTCTATTTCATTGATTTTTTCACAAAAAGCCACATCGTTGGTTTCCATGGCTGCGCTTGACAGGCAGTATCTTTGATAATAAGCATCCACTTTTTTCACGCAAATTTCAGGATCGTTTTTTGTAATGGCTTCTTGGGACCAGTTGCCCCAAGCACTGGAGGGGGAAGAGTATAGATAAGTATTTACGACCATGATCGAAATTACGGCAAACACTAATGACAACAAGATGGGCCAACAATACCCCATCGTGAATTCAAGCTTTTTCCCTATTAAACGCCTTAAGATGAAAAATAAAACAAAAGAAGCGATGAATAATCCGGCAACAAGCCCTCCGGAGATCGAAACGATGCTATCAAGGGACCCGTTGATAACGAGGAGAAGCGGAAAAAAGCCGGAAACATTTTCAAGAACATCTAACCCGGCAACCAAAAACACAATAACCGGAAGGATAAAAAGATAAATCAACAAAAGATAAAATAAACTTCGGCCCACTTTTAAAAAGATTTTGTTGGCTTCGCTCATAAGAAAAAAGTATTAAAAAAATTGAACCTTTTAAATTATACATTACTATCAATTCGCGATCAAAATACTATGTAACTTAGTTAGCGAGAGGCGCGAATCTTTTTTCTTGTGATTGCCACCCATGGATTGATTTGCTAAGATCAGTCCGCTTTTATCGGGGTGTAGCGCAGTTGGCTAGCGCGCAGCGTTCGGGACGCTGAGGTCGGAAGTTCAAGTCTTCTCACCCCGACCAGTTATAATTTCCCCAGTTCTCGATCTCCAAAAATACGACTCCCCACGGCCTTGGTTTGGCCTTGGTATTTTCCGTTGTAAGGCGTTTCCGCGGCCTGATCCATTTTGCAAAACACCAACTGACAGATGCGTCGGCCTTTTTGCAATTTGATGGGAAGCGAATTGGCGTTGTACAGCTCTAGCGTAATAGTGCCCTTAAATCCCGGATCCACCCATCCCGCATTTTGGATAAAAAGCCCGATTCGACCAATCGAACTCCTCCCTTCCACAAAAGCGGTGAGGTCATTGGGAAGCTCAATGTATTCTTGCGTGGTAGCTAAAAGAAAAGAATGCGGCGGGATCGTGATCGAATCCCCTTCGATTTCCCGATAAGGGATTTCCGTGTCGAGGGTAATGGACTCCATGTGGGTGTGCTCCATGAGCAAATAATGGCCCCCCAAACGACAATCGATCGAGGCAGGTTGAATGGAATCCTCGGAAAGAGGCTTCACAACGAGGCCCCCTTCCAGGATCATTTTTTTGAGTGTTTTATCGGAAAGAATCATTGAATTTTTTTTAAATTTTACCCACCAAATCAATCCCGGCTTTTAAGGTGGCGGCGCCGGGTTTCCAACTGGCCGGACACACCTCGCCATTGTGCTCCCTTACAAATTGAGCGGCTTGAATTTTTCGCAACAATTCCGCGGCACTGCGACCAATGGTGTTGTCATGGATTTCATAAGCTTTTAAAACGCCTTCCGGATCCATGATAAAGGTTCCGCGGCGAGCCAGTCCCTCCCCTGCCATATACACGCCAAATGTTTTGGCCAGAGTTCCGGTGGGATCCGCCACCATGGGGAATTGCAGTGTTTTAATAGCCGGCGAATGGTCGTGACAGGCTTTGTGCACAAAAACCGTGTCTGTGCTCACGCTGAGAATTTCCACGCCCAGAGCCTTGAATTCCTCATAATGCTGAGCCAGTTCTTGAAGCTCGGTGGGGCAAACGAACGTGAAATCCGCGGGATAAAAGAAAAGCACCAACCATTTTCCTCGATAATCGGAGAGTTTTACTTTACCGAATGCGTCGTTGTGATAGACCTCAAACTCTCCCTCGGGAATGGGAAGGCCGATCTCGACTTTCATTTCTGAATTTTCCATAATGAATGGGATTAAAAGATTGAATTTTGATAGGTTATCATATCACTTTCTTCATTGACCCTACCAGCTCTTTTCAGTATTCTTTGTTTCGTGTTTTAGTATTTAACTTTTCCGTATGGCTCAATCCATCACCGATCTCCGCCGAGGACGCGTTGTGGTTCATGAAGGCGAACCTTGTCTCATTCTTGAAAACAGCTTCATGCGCACCGCGCAACGCAAGCCTGTGATGCGCACCAAATTGCGTGGGCTTATTTCCGGAAAAGTGATTGCAAAAACTTATATTGCCGGTGAAGCCTTTGATTTGGCACAGATTGAAAAAGCAAATGCCCAATTCATGTATAAAGATGCGGATTTCGCTTATTTCATGGACAATACGACCTACGACCAATTCCAATTGTCTCTTTCGATGTTGGGCGACGGGATTCAATATCTCAAAGACGGAGAAGAAGCCATCATCACCAAGTACGAGGACAAGACGATCGGGGTTGAACTCCCTGCCAAAGTGACGTTAAAAGTGATTGAATCCATGCCCGGGGTCCGAGGAGACACGGCCCAAGGAGGAACCAAGCCCGCCACACTGGAAACGGGCCTCGTGGTTCAAGTGCCTTTATTTATCAATGAGGGCGAAATGATTCGCGTGAACACAGATACCGGGGAATATGTGGAACGAGCGCAGAGTTAGCCCAACCTTTTCAATACAAATTTCATATCCGGAGGCGGCGGCGCGGTCACGGTGATGTCTTTTTTGAGGAAAGGATGATAAAAAATCAGGGTTTCGGCGTGGAGGAATTGGCGGCCCATGTGAAAAATGTTGTTGAACCTGCGATTGAAAGGCCGATTGCCGTATTTGATGTCCAGGGCCACGGGATGGCCGATAGACGCGAAGTGCTGGCGAATCTGATGCTTGCGCCCGGTCTTGATTTCCGCTTCCACCAAGGCGCACATGAGCCCCGGAATTTTAAAGATTTGACGCACTTTGTAATACGTTTGGGCGGAAATTTTCTCGGAAGACGTGCGGCCGGGCAATGGTTTGGTGATCACCTCCCCTGTTGGGATGCCCATCACAAGAGCGAGGTACCGCTTATGAGTGGTTGCTTTATGTTGAATCGAGTCGGTTTTTGCCGGACCTTTAAAAATCGCCTCCAATTCATGGCGATCTTTTTTCTGTTTTCCAAAACAAAGAATCCCGGACGTGTCGTAGTCGAGGCGGTGCAACAGATAAGGTTTTCCGTGCTGGGGGTCGATGTTTTCGTTTTGAACTTTTCCCATGACTGTGGAATTCAAAAAAATCCCCGGAGACGGCACGGATGCGATGCGCGGCGGCTTGTTCACGATGAGAAGGTGCTCATCTTGGTACAAGATTGGAATCGGCGGTCTTTTCATGCCAACAGATAAGCATGAAATGCAGAGGGAAGCAAAAAAATCGCTCCCTGAGGAGGCGGCTTAATCTAAAATCGCCGTACCGGTACGGCGAGCTAACCTGAAAAATTATTTTCTTCCCAAAACTTTAAAATTCCACTTCTTTCCACGGTCCTATAACACTATCCCCATAAGTTCTCCCTGGGCGATTTGCTTGTGCCAATATTTCTCCTTCAAATGTGACCAAACCTCTCCATTGGTGATCTTGTGGGACGTGGTCTCTAACAAAGTCAGGATCCG from Candidatus Gracilibacteria bacterium includes the following:
- a CDS encoding MBL fold metallo-hydrolase, whose translation is MIFIILIAIYFYKTPRSDTLYLDFLAIGQGDSILITIPGPYRILVDGGPDQNVLSELGEVMPFMDRTIDLVILTHPHADHVDGLVQVLRRYRVRAVLMTGMTYNDSSYEAFLNEIQDQNIPFFIASASQDFEFGHATFDLLFPYTSLAGTSMENINNSSIVFRLEACGHSALFQGDAELEVEKSLLSHGIDISAELIKAGHHGSRTASSLDFLEAVDPDLMVIQFGEENSFGHPHSETLETLEALDIAMQSTEKERVRVEWKCP
- a CDS encoding redoxin domain-containing protein gives rise to the protein MKVEIGLPIPEGEFEVYHNDAFGKVKLSDYRGKWLVLFFYPADFTFVCPTELQELAQHYEEFKALGVEILSVSTDTVFVHKACHDHSPAIKTLQFPMVADPTGTLAKTFGVYMAGEGLARRGTFIMDPEGVLKAYEIHDNTIGRSAAELLRKIQAAQFVREHNGEVCPASWKPGAATLKAGIDLVGKI
- the efp gene encoding elongation factor P, encoding MAQSITDLRRGRVVVHEGEPCLILENSFMRTAQRKPVMRTKLRGLISGKVIAKTYIAGEAFDLAQIEKANAQFMYKDADFAYFMDNTTYDQFQLSLSMLGDGIQYLKDGEEAIITKYEDKTIGVELPAKVTLKVIESMPGVRGDTAQGGTKPATLETGLVVQVPLFINEGEMIRVNTDTGEYVERAQS
- a CDS encoding pilin, producing the protein MVSSLTKTTVKQGAIVLGLMAFGLIALHLFSVDIAHAQLISTEDVPQNVADATNGEGSFRTLARTMVNFFLYFLGFLATLMIIYGGVLYVTSAGNDEGVGKAKKILIYAVVGIVVILLSYAIVNTVIGAGVGDQAST
- the dcd gene encoding dCTP deaminase codes for the protein MILSDKTLKKMILEGGLVVKPLSEDSIQPASIDCRLGGHYLLMEHTHMESITLDTEIPYREIEGDSITIPPHSFLLATTQEYIELPNDLTAFVEGRSSIGRIGLFIQNAGWVDPGFKGTITLELYNANSLPIKLQKGRRICQLVFCKMDQAAETPYNGKYQGQTKAVGSRIFGDRELGKL
- the murA gene encoding UDP-N-acetylglucosamine 1-carboxyvinyltransferase, with product MPQFIIQGGIPLQGSLHIHGSKNASLPILAATLLTDESCVLHNVPDISDVHAFIDILKGVGGEVSFEQGTVHVRTEKIKNTTASPELVKHMRASILLMGPLLARHGEIELAFPGGCVLGKRSIHAHTHAFTKLGAEIIEKEFAVQARRKKLKGTHVLMSEASVTATENAVMVAVLAEGKTTIHWAAMEPHVQDLCQFLVKMGAKIEGMGTHTLVIHGVEKLHGAEYTVTSDYLEAGTLALAALLTRGEVTLQGIVPGHLDSFWQKLEEVGARFEIKGDCVTLKPLPKGEYFKPVEQLKTAVFPGFATDLQAPFSILLTQAKGKSRIFETLFEGRLNYLSELEKMGAKVDLHNPQQATIYGPTQLQGASIKSCDIRAGAAMVLAALAAQGTTHIHDIDYIDRGYEKLDECLRSLGAKIERE
- the murB gene encoding UDP-N-acetylmuramate dehydrogenase; its protein translation is MALKDFPGVKQQIPLKLYSTFRVGGPADYFYSARDVESFLKISSEAKSENCRIFVLGNGSNVLFLDEGFRGLVIKMEMTGLEIKEDRLIAEAGATWPSILKVAEKAGLSGLEEMSGLPGTLGGAVCGNAGCFGKEMAQLVESALLYDPLSGKTKEVDQNYFNFRYRWSRLKETHEIVLRVTLKLKNRSHEGKKSDISLDNAGKQTLTSFASERAKKQPPGFSSGSFFKNPSPEKPAGLLIDQCGLKGFRVGGAQISPKHANFFINTGMASAQDLLSLRDQVKKSVFDRFQIALEEEVIIVKNNP